The sequence ATTAAGTCACGTTAATCCTGACGTGCAACATACTTCGATTAAAACCGCACTAGATCTGTTATCACAAGCGCGTCTCTGCCACAAAGTCATGATGACCTCGGGCAATGGCGTTCCTTTATCGGCAGAAGAAAATGCAAAATTTTATAAAGTCATTTATTTGGATATCGGGCTTATGTCTGCCATGCTCGGCTTACAGCTGAACCATATCGCATCACTGAATCATATAGAACTCGTCAATCGTGGTGGCTTAGCCGAACAGGTTGTCGGACAATCATTACGTAGCCAATTTCCTTTCTATATGGAACCGAAATTACATTATTGGACCCGCTTAAAAACAGGTGCAGATGCTGAATTAGACTACCTAATTCAACATGCTGGTCGTGTCATACCGATAGAAGTAAAAGCAGGCAGCACGGGCAGCATGAAATCTTTACATCTTTTTATGGCTAAAAAACAATTGAAAAATGCTGTGCGTATCAATGCAGATTACCCCAGCATAACAGATCTTGAGGTTAAAACGCAGAATGGGATGCAAGCACAATACACCTTGTACTCACTACCGTTTTATCTGATGGGACAACTTCAACGCTTGCTTGATGCCGCAGCGCGATCTTAATCTAATGTCACTATCCGCGCCAAGCTATCCGCCAAGCGTTGGTCATGCGTCGCAACCACTAAACTAATTTGATGTTCTTGGCTCAAGCGTAATAACAAGTCAGTGACTTGCTTCGCTGTACCAGCATCCAAATTACCCGTCGGTTCATCCGCAATAACACATGCAGGTTGTGTAACGAGCGCACGAACGATCGCGGCACGTTGACGTTCACCGCCGGATAAAGCACTGGGTTTATGCGTTAAACGATGACTCAATCCGACCGCCTCAAGCAGTGGCAATGCAATCTTTTTCGCCGTTACGCGTGAGTCACCACGAATAAACAAAGGCATACACACATTCTCTAGCAGCGTAAATTCCGGCAATAAATGATGGAATTGATAAACAAAACCTAGATGTTGGTTACGCCAAGCGCTACGTTTCCGTTCAGATAATTGCTGCCAATCTTTACCCATTACCTGAACACAACCCGCATTCGGTTTATCCAAACCACCCAACAAATGTAACAAGGTGCTTTTACCAGAACCTGATGCACCCACTATCGCCACTTGCTCACCAGCAGCGACCGTTAAATTGATATTATCTAGAACAGGCACGGATTGTTTTCCGTCAACAAATGTTTTACCTAAATTTTCACAGCGAATCACATCACTCATAACGTAATGCCTCCGCGGGTTGCACCCTGGCTGCACGCCAGGCGGGATACCATGTCGCGACAAAACTACAAATGATTGCAACCAATGCGACTTGTCCTACATCATGCCATGATAGTTTTGAAGGTAAAAAATCAACAAAATAAACGTTTGAAGAAATCCACTGCACATGCAGCCAATGTTGCAAACGATCAGCTAACACCGTCGCATGATTCGCTAACCAGACACCCGCACCAATGCCCACGGCCGTCCCAATAATGCCAGTTAAGGTACCCTGCATCATGAAGATACGACAAATCATCCCCGGTGTTGCACCGAGCGTGCGTAAAATTGCAATGTCAGATTGTTTATCTGTCACAGCCATCACTAAAGAGGACACCAAATTAAATGCTGCCACCGCCACAATTAATAACAAAATCAAAAACATCATGGTCTTTTCCATCGCAATCGCACGAAAGAATGGGCCGTACTGCAAGGTCCAATTCGTAATAAGGTAGTCAGGCGGTAAGACCTGGCTAAGTTGTTGTGTGACTTCAGGCGCTAGATACACATCATCTAACTTTAATTGCACCCCCGTCACACGATCATGCGGCATTTTCCACATGGCTTGTGCATCACGCATATGCACAAAAGCCCAACTGCTATCAAAACCAAAGCCATGCCCAATGTGGAAAATACCCACCACACGAAATGCTTCATAGCGTGGTTCTACACCTATTTTTGTATCG comes from marine bacterium B5-7 and encodes:
- the lolD gene encoding lipoprotein-releasing system ATP-binding protein LolD is translated as MSDVIRCENLGKTFVDGKQSVPVLDNINLTVAAGEQVAIVGASGSGKSTLLHLLGGLDKPNAGCVQVMGKDWQQLSERKRSAWRNQHLGFVYQFHHLLPEFTLLENVCMPLFIRGDSRVTAKKIALPLLEAVGLSHRLTHKPSALSGGERQRAAIVRALVTQPACVIADEPTGNLDAGTAKQVTDLLLRLSQEHQISLVVATHDQRLADSLARIVTLD
- a CDS encoding lipoprotein ABC transporter, with protein sequence MNIPCFIGLRYTRAKRRNHFISFISLSSLLGIALGVMVLIVVLSVMNGFDQQIRSHIFGMASQVNVLSMQEGVKYWPRVAKQAKQLPHVVAAAPFVSGQGLLSHNGHVQAVMVKGVFPDKEREISALREHMQLGHVSLLAADQFRIVLGDSLANRLGVTVGDDVTLVVPTPADTKIGVEPRYEAFRVVGIFHIGHGFGFDSSWAFVHMRDAQAMWKMPHDRVTGVQLKLDDVYLAPEVTQQLSQVLPPDYLITNWTLQYGPFFRAIAMEKTMMFLILLLIVAVAAFNLVSSLVMAVTDKQSDIAILRTLGATPGMICRIFMMQGTLTGIIGTAVGIGAGVWLANHATVLADRLQHWLHVQWISSNVYFVDFLPSKLSWHDVGQVALVAIICSFVATWYPAWRAARVQPAEALRYE